One stretch of Melospiza georgiana isolate bMelGeo1 chromosome 30, bMelGeo1.pri, whole genome shotgun sequence DNA includes these proteins:
- the LOC131094601 gene encoding uncharacterized protein LOC131094601, with protein METSTPKAGDKSGSLGGDVSELKYSKGSGNVTCEKETENNSQRLSIIIQIEDKRDGKAAEDESGSSPGQDRSRQILGGRQTQDGSRTDCIIEIGGENEELDIEAQEEDPGARTSHSYYTRSVARGEAKRREEENHTIAPLRQIMPMVGEKTRVKVPFSTSDLNNWRDEARNFRRNPEGVAKRFELMAKNLDIDWEDIEVMLSELTDTERELVLETGKRHAQVLSGRLEDNFPSSKPEWDPADPLVKMELGEGKKELSFLIDTGATFSVLNQELVPKSDEFVQVVGATGQPEKAYFLKPIKYKIGKQMGIHQFLYLPNSPKPLLGRDLLENLGAIIKFNKDKLEFQVNDEQLITALSLTISCVGPKPENHNFERILSKTYPLVWATDIPGKSKRATPIVVELKVGARPVVRKQYPLRIEDRKGIEPIIKRFLELGLLVECESDFNTPILPVKKPNGTYRLVQDLRAVNEITKTLHPVVANPYTLLTRLKDSLAWFTVLDLKDAFFCLPLAPESQRIFAFEWESVDRGRKTQLTWTRLPQGWSNSPTIFGNQLAKELEQWEGPPGDGALLQYVDDLLIATVTEEECIEWTISLLNFLGLSGYRVSQQKAQLVQKEVVYLGYEISRGQRSLGAARKEAICQMPKPETVRDLRAFLGMTGWCRLWIYQYGILAKPLYDLLKETKNVLVWTPEAEGAFKRLKRELMRAPALGLPDVSKPFWLFSHERQGMALGVLAQQLGPHKRAVAYFSKRLDEVSKGWPGCLRAVAAVIINIEEARKLTLGQKVTVLVSHTVSAVLEQKGNHWLSPSRFLKYQAILAESDDVTIQVTNIVNPASFLEGRAPAEPIEHDCLETIEAVYSSRPDLKEEPFEDADNWFSDGSSFVKQGVRMAGYAVTTTERVIESNPLPAGTSAQKAELIALTRALELAKDMQINIWTDSKYAFSVVHAHGAIWKERGLLTTQGKTVKHAEEVLRLLEAVQLPTQVAIMHCKGHLKGNTIPEIGNRKADTEAKLAAARNREAEIAALIPGELDINIQPDYQESDHRWIQRKKGKILGNDQNSRTKIVYYYKTRYVPV; from the exons ATGGAAACCAGCACGCCAAAGGCTGGGGACAAGAGCGGCTCATTGGGGGGCGACGTCTCTGAATTAAAGTATAGTAAGGGGAGTGGTAATGTGACATGcgaaaaggagacagagaacaACTCGCAGAGGCTGAGTATAATAATACAGATAGAGGATAAAAGagatgggaaagcagcagaggacGAGAGCGGTAGTAGCCCGGGGCAGGATAGGAGCCGACAGATATTAGGGGGACGACAGACCCAGGACGGGAGTCGGACGGACTGTATAATAGAGATAGGAGGTGAAAATGAGGAACTGGACATAGAGGCACAGGAAGAGGACCCCGGGGCAAGGACCAGTCACTCGTATTATACCAGATCTGTGGCACGAGGGGAGGCAAAGCGAAGAGAGGAAGAGAACCATACGATAGCTCCTCTCCGACAAATTATGCCAATGGTAGGGGAAAAGACTAGAGTAAAGGTGCCGTTCTCAACAAGTGATTTGAACAATTGGAGAGATGAAGCAAGAAACTTCAGGAGGAATCCAGAGGGAGTAGCAAAGAGGTTTGAGCTAATGGCAAAGAATTTAGATATTGACTGGGAAGATATAGAGGTGATGCTGTCAGAACTGACAGATACAGAAAGGGAACTCGTATTGGAAACAGGAAAACGACATGCCCAAGTATTGTCAGGGAGACTAGAGGATAATTTCCCCAGCAGTAAACCAGAATGGGACCCAG CGGACCCACTGGTTAAAATGGAGCTAGGGGAAGGTAAAAAGGAATTGAGCTTTTTAATTGATACGGGAGCAACTTTTTCGGTTTTAAATCAGGAATTGGTACCTAAAAGTGATGAATTTGTACAAGTTGTGGGAGCAACAGGCCAACCAGAAAAGGCTTACTTTTTGAAACccattaaatacaaaattggGAAACAAATGGGAATTCATCAGTTCCTGTATTTACCAAATTCTCCAAAGCCCTTATTGGGAAGAGACCTATTAGAAAACCTGGGAGCCATAATAAAGTTCAACAAAGATAAATTGGAATTCCAAGTAAACGATGAACAACTGATTACAGCCCTAAGCCTAACAATCAGTTGTGTGGGACCCAAACCTGAGAACCACAACTTCGAGCGAATCCTGAGCAAGACCTATCCATTAGTATGGGCTACGGATATACCTGGAAAATCAAAACGAGCGACACCGATTGTTGTCGAACTTAAGGTCGGGGCAAGACCGGTGGTAAGAAAACAATACCCTCTGAGGATAGAAGACAGAAAGGGAATTGAGCCCATAATCAAAAGGTTTTTAGAACTGGGGTTGTTAGTAGAATGTGAATCGGATTTTAATACACCGATCTTGCCAGTAAAGAAACCCAATGGAACGTATAGGCTCGTTCAGGATCTGAGGGCAGTAAACGAAATAACCAAGACATTACACCCGGTGGTTGCTAATCCATATACACTTTTAACTAGGCTAAAGGATAGCCTGGCTTGGTTCACCGTATTAGATTTGAAAGACGCattcttctgccttcccttAGCCCCCGAGAGTCAAAGGATTTTTGCCTTTGAGTGGGAATCAGTAGATAGGGGGAGAAAGACCCAACTTACCTGGACACGGTTGCCCCAAGGCTGGTCTAACTCGCCCACAATCTTTGGGAATCAGTTAGCCAAAGAATTAGAACAATGGGAAGGGCCACCGGGAGATGGCGCCCTCCTGCAGTACGTAGACGACCTCCTAATAGCGACAGTGACGGAGGAAGAATGCATTGAATGGACTATTTCCTTGTTGAATTTCCTGGGTTTAAGTGGATATCGAGTCTCTCAACAGAAAGCACAACTGGTGCAAAAGGAAGTGGTGTACCTGGGATACGAAATCTCCAGAGGGCAAcgatccctgggagcagccaggaaagAGGCCATCTGCCAGATGCCCAAACCAGAGACGGTGAGAGACCTGCGCGCCTTTCTGGGGATGACAGGTTGGTGTCGGCTATGGATCTATCAGTATGGGATACTCGCTAAACCACTATATGATTTGCTGAAAGAAACCAAGAATGTCCTAGTTTGGACTCCCGAGGCGGAAGGGGCCTTCAAGAGACTGAAGCGGGAGCTGATGAGAGCACCAGCCTTAGGTCTCCCAGATGTGTCAAAACCATTCTGGCTATTTTCCCATGAGCGGCAAGGGATGGCCCTAGGAGTCCTAGCCCAGCAGTTGGGACCACACAAGAGAGCTGTGGCCTACTTCTCCAAGCGATTGGATGAAGTAAGTAAAGGATGGCCAGGCTGTCTGAGGGCAGTGGCCGCAGTGATAATTAACATAGAAGAGGCCAGGAAGCTCACGCTGGGCCAAAAGGTGACTGTGTTGGTATCCCACACTGTGTCAGCCGTGCTGGAACAGAAAGGCAACCATTGGTTGTCGCCTTCCAGATTCTTAAAGTACCAGGCCATCCTGGCTGAATCGGATGATGTAACCATTCAGGTAACTAACATTGTGAACCCAGCTTCATTCTTAGAAGGAAGAGCCCCAGCAGAACCCATCGAGCATGACTGTCTGGAAACAATTGAAGCTGTCTACTCCAGTCGCCCAGATCTCAAAGAAGAGCCGTTCGAAGACGCGGACAACTGGTTTTCGGATGGCAGCAGCTTCGTAAAGCAAGGGGTAAGAATGGCTGGCTATGCAGTCACCACTACAGAAAGGGTAATTGAGTCAAaccccctgcctgcagggacttcagctcaaaaggcagagctgatagCTCTGACCCGAGCCCTGGAATTAGCAAAGGACATGCAAATTAATATATGGACAGactctaaatatgccttttctGTCGTACATGctcatggagccatctggaaagaaagaggactgttgactacacaaggaaaaacagtcaAACATGCAGAAGAGGTTCTGCGACTGCTGGAGGCGGTCCAACTCCCAACACAAGTGGCCATAATGCATTGCAAGGGGCATTTAAAAGGCAATACTATTCCAGAAATAGGGAACAGGAAGGCAGATACAGAAGCTAAATTGGCGGCCGCAAGAAATAGGGAAGCGGAAATAGCGGCCCTAATACCAGGGGAGCTGGATATCAATATCCAGCCAGACTACCAAGAATCAGACCATAGATGGATTCAAAGGAAAAAGGGCAAAATACTAGGAAATG ACCAGAATAGCAGGACCAAAATTGTTTACTACTATAAAACACGTTACGTCCCAGTGTGA